From the Hevea brasiliensis isolate MT/VB/25A 57/8 chromosome 15, ASM3005281v1, whole genome shotgun sequence genome, one window contains:
- the LOC110661653 gene encoding zinc finger protein ZOP1 isoform X2, which yields MRKENAAKEKQQKEAARALEQIEVKAKRSYQKDVANFQEASNVHALDIQEDGQEEWECDKTSGYYYNQSTGLHYDPKSGFYYTDALGKWVTQEEAYASIQVSSNSKRKESSLKKPITMSTAGLVKETKSAAQNGPPPGPVVSASLNPMRSVKGATSAVAVNKRKRQDEKPKVISEGEKAALKAREAAKKRVEEREKSLLGLYKR from the exons ATGAGAAAAGAGAATGCTGCCAAGGAGAAGCAACAGAAGGAAGCAGCCCGCGCCCTTGAGCAAATTGAAGTT AAAGCTAAGCGTAGCTATCAGAAGGATGTTGCAAATTTTCAGGAGGCAAGCAATGTCCATGCATTAGATATTCAAGAGGATGGTCAAGAGG AATGGGAGTGTGACAAAACTTCAGGCTATTACTACAACCAAAGCACTGGGTTACACTATGATCCAAAATCAGGCTTTTATTATACCGATGCTTTGG GCAAGTGGGTGACTCAAGAAGAGGCATATGCTTCAATTCAGGTTTCATCAAATTCCAAGCGTAAAGAATCCAGTTTGAAAAAGCCTATAACAATGTCAACAGCAGGTTTAGTAAAGGAAACCAAAAGTGCTGCTCAAAATGGGCCCCCACCTGGTCCTGTTGTTTCAGCTTCTTTAAACCCTATGAGATCTGTTAAAGGAGCTACTTCAGCAGTTGCTGTTAACAAGAGAAAGAGGCAGGATGAGAAGCCAAAGGTTATATCTGAAGGAGAAAAAGCTGCACTTAAAGCTAGGGAGGCTGCAAAGAAGAGAGTTGAGGAGAGGGAGAAATCTTTGCTTGGCCTTTACAAACGTTGA
- the LOC110661654 gene encoding uncharacterized protein LOC110661654 yields MEMEVVAPVPPVEFNFDSTCSSPYTTAPSSPQRFGNFFFSAPASPTRVSSFYRELNDVSLVTNSSSSIPFDWEAKPGTPKSRNGSEGNFSRKNGHSHQDFDDDGDFEFSFSGQLDRTSLSADELFDGGKIRPLKPPPGYDSSVSSPRSPRSRTKQKKDFDPFQAAIEETRRSEAKQQQNQEQKQQQQRKHASQQRGRERTLPGSSSSASKSSNYVHKGSRSLSPLRVSDLMLDQEEENSQDAKIVTPTSSNPKSSSSSTSSYASSFLSAISFSSKGCKKWKFKDFLLFRSASEGRATGKDPLTKYAVLSKKEVAEDVKNASFRSTDGSVGGSSRRRAPVSAHELHYTVNRAVSEEMKRKTFLPYKQGLFGCLGFSPGVHEISRGVGSLTRG; encoded by the coding sequence ATGGAAATGGAAGTGGTGGCGCCAGTGCCGCCGGTAGAGTTCAACTTTGATAGTACTTGTTCTTCTCCTTACACGACTGCCCCTTCCAGTCCTCAGAGATTTGGCAACTTCTTCTTCAGTGCCCCTGCTAGCCCCACTCGTGTTTCATCTTTCTACCGGGAGCTTAATGATGTTTCTCTTGTCACTAATTCTTCTTCTTCCATTCCTTTTGATTGGGAAGCGAAGCCTGGAACTCCCAAATCAAGAAATGGAAGTGAAGGTAATTTCAGCCGCAAGAATGGTCATAGTCATCAAGAttttgatgatgatggtgattttGAGTTCAGTTTTAGTGGTCAGTTAGACAGGACTTCTTTATCTGCTGATGAGCTCTTCGATGGAGGCAAGATCCGGCCCTTGAAGCCACCACCTGGTTATGATTCTTCAGTTTCTTCTCCCAGGTCACCAAGATCAAGAACTAAACAGAAGAAAGATTTTGACCCTTTTCAAGCTGCCATAGAAGAAACAAGAAGAAGTGAAGCTAAACAGCAACAAAATCAGGAACAAAAACAACAGCAACAAAGAAAGCATGCATCACAGCAACGTGGAAGAGAAAGAACCCTCCCaggttcttcttcttcagcttCCAAGTCTTCCAATTATGTGCATAAAGGAAGCAGATCTTTGTCTCCTTTAAGAGTCTCCGATCTCATGCTCGATCAAGAAGAGGAGAATTCCCAGGATGCGAAAATAGTCACTCCAACAAGCAGCAATCCCAAATCATCATCATCCTCCACCTCCTCATATGCTTCTTCTTTCTTGTCGGCGATATCATTTTCATCGAAAGGTTGCAAGAAATGGAAATTCAAGGATTTCTTGCTTTTCAGAAGTGCATCAGAGGGAAGAGCAacaggaaaagacccactgacaAAATATGCAGTCTTGTCCAAAAAGGAGGTAGCAGAGGACGTCAAGAATGCCAGTTTTCGATCCACAGATGGCAGTGTGGGTGGCTCCTCCAGGAGAAGAGCTCCTGTATCGGCTCACGAATTACACTACACGGTGAACAGAGCAGTTTCAGAGGAGATGAAAAGGAAAACCTTTTTGCCTTACAAGCAAGGGCTATTCGGTTGCTTGGGGTTCAGCCCTGGCGTGCATGAGATTTCCAGAGGTGTTGGGTCTTTGACACGTGGATGA
- the LOC110661653 gene encoding zinc finger protein ZOP1 isoform X1 produces MTEYWVSQGNKWCDFCKIYISNNPSSIRNHELGQRHKENVSKRLASMRKENAAKEKQQKEAARALEQIEVKAKRSYQKDVANFQEASNVHALDIQEDGQEEWECDKTSGYYYNQSTGLHYDPKSGFYYTDALGKWVTQEEAYASIQVSSNSKRKESSLKKPITMSTAGLVKETKSAAQNGPPPGPVVSASLNPMRSVKGATSAVAVNKRKRQDEKPKVISEGEKAALKAREAAKKRVEEREKSLLGLYKR; encoded by the exons ATGACTGAG TATTGGGTTAGCCAAGGTAATAAATGGTGCGACTTCTGCAAAATCTACATATCAAACAATCCTTCCAGCATTAGGAACCATGAGCTTGGCCAACGTCATAAGGAAAATGTTTCCAAGAGGCTTGCTTCTATGAGAAAAGAGAATGCTGCCAAGGAGAAGCAACAGAAGGAAGCAGCCCGCGCCCTTGAGCAAATTGAAGTT AAAGCTAAGCGTAGCTATCAGAAGGATGTTGCAAATTTTCAGGAGGCAAGCAATGTCCATGCATTAGATATTCAAGAGGATGGTCAAGAGG AATGGGAGTGTGACAAAACTTCAGGCTATTACTACAACCAAAGCACTGGGTTACACTATGATCCAAAATCAGGCTTTTATTATACCGATGCTTTGG GCAAGTGGGTGACTCAAGAAGAGGCATATGCTTCAATTCAGGTTTCATCAAATTCCAAGCGTAAAGAATCCAGTTTGAAAAAGCCTATAACAATGTCAACAGCAGGTTTAGTAAAGGAAACCAAAAGTGCTGCTCAAAATGGGCCCCCACCTGGTCCTGTTGTTTCAGCTTCTTTAAACCCTATGAGATCTGTTAAAGGAGCTACTTCAGCAGTTGCTGTTAACAAGAGAAAGAGGCAGGATGAGAAGCCAAAGGTTATATCTGAAGGAGAAAAAGCTGCACTTAAAGCTAGGGAGGCTGCAAAGAAGAGAGTTGAGGAGAGGGAGAAATCTTTGCTTGGCCTTTACAAACGTTGA